Below is a window of Methanobacterium sp. DNA.
ATCAGCAAAAATTAAAAAATCAAAATAATTATTATAATTATCGTTAAGTTCTATTGACTCAACATCACCAACATAAACATCTGCACAATGTGATTTTGCTTTTTCAGCAGACTTTTCATCCATTTCTATTCCCGTGACTAGGCATTTATTTCTTTTCATGCTTTCTGATATAGTTCCAACTGAACAACCAACATCTAGAACTTTTTTATGCTTGCCCACCGATTTAATAATTTTCTGATGAACACTGAATTCATTCTGATTAAAAAATTTGTAATGCCCCATTTATATCCCTGATTTAGTATGTTTTCATTGAATATCCTTTAAATGATTAATATAACTCTCAGCAATGGTTTCCCAACAAAATTTTATTTTGACATTATTATATCCTCTCATCGCAATTTCATTTAAAAAATTTTCATTTTTAATTGAATAGGTTATTGATCTAAATAGTTCATCAATATCCTTTTCAGGTACAAGTATTCCTGTATTCCCATCCTGAATTATGTCTGGGATACCACCAACATCAGAACCAATCACCGGCAATCTACAAGCCATAGCTTCCAGTAAAACAACACCCAATCCTTCAGTGTTCCCCTGTGAATCCACAATTGAAGGCAACACAAATAGATCACTAGAATTGTAAGCAATCAATAATTCATCATCAGAAACATTCTTCACAATTTCCACTTCATCCCCCAGTTCCAGTTCATAGATAAGTTCCTTTAATTCAGATTCCATTGGCCCGGACCCAACTATTTTCAACCGAGCATTTGCATGTTCCTCTAAAACATGGGGCATTGCCCTAATAAGATATTCAAATCCCTTTCTTTCTATCAAATAACCCACTGATAATATTTGAAAAATATTCTCATCCTTGTTTACTTCCAAGGGTCGGAAAAAGTTAGTGTCCACTCCAAAAGGTATAACATCAATTTTATCCCCATCCAGACCCGCTTTCAGGCAGAATTTCCTGGTGGCAGTGCTGTTGGTTATGGTTTTTGAGGAATTATTCACCAACCAACGGAGGGCAAAGAGCAGATGGAACCGTTTAGAAAGATGAACTTCCTCACCATGAATTGTATTAATGTAAGGGATCCTGTAAATCTTTTTCAAGAAAATCCCACCAAGACCATTAGGTATCGGCCATTGCACATGTACAATATCCATACTTTTAAGTTTTCTGAGCGAAAAAATCACGTTGAAAAATAGGAATGTTAAAACTTGCAGTTTCACCAAGAATCCCTCATTTACATTATCAATCATTCCTGCCCTTCCTGCGAGTTTTTCAAATCTTTTGGGATAAAAGTAGTGAAACTTTTCAACATGAACACCCTGAAGGATGTACTCTGTTTTTCCACCGGTGTATGGCGCTAGGACATAAACTTGGTGTCCTGTTTTGACAATTTCTCTCATTAACCTGTGAACGAATATTCCATGAGGATCGTCCTCGTAATCAGGATATGCAGAGGTTATTACTCCAATTTTGATATTATCACCATTTAAAAAAAATCATTTATAATACTAATCAAACACGTTTATAAATAGTTATATCTCCAAATTTCTTGATGGCTTTATAATTAGTGAAATTAATTTCCCCCCATGTGAAGAAATAATAATCAGGATTTGTTCTATTTAATTCCCTATCATATGCTTTTTTATCCTCTTCTGTGAAATTGTCATATTTTGCGCCTAAAAATATCGTCTGATTACCTCGGAATGATGGCATTGCCCCTATATTCATCTGCAAGTGCCATATGAACATTGCCCAAAAATCAGCATAAATCAATTTAGATTTATAATCGGGGTCATAATTCTTTAACCAGTTAGATGCATCGCGTGCATCTTCATTAAATACTTTGTTACCCATGTTTGCCTTTTCAATAGAATCGAATTGAGCAAATGTAAAAACAATCATCAAAACTATTAAAATTGATGAAAAAGCGTGTAATGTCAGATTTTGATTTTTGTAATGGAATCGTAACATCTCAACTGTAAATTTAAATCCACGAACCAGGAAATAAGTGGCTGGTGCAATCATGAAAATGAAGTACCTGTGATCCTTGGTCACGTAGACACTGTGAAATATTAAAAATGTTGCAAACCAAGACAGAAAGAGTATATCCATCTTCCAATCCCATCCTAATTTAGAAGAAACATTATTAATTAGATACAAAATAGCAAGAAGGATAATTTCACTCCAAAGATAATGTAGCTTTCCAAAAGTGCATGTAAAAATGATAAACAATGCTAAAATCAATATCAAGTTAGTTTTACATCCATCTTTTTTAATTTGTTCCCATTTAAAATGCCTAATTTTGTCCATTTTTTTGTAAATGTAAACTAGTAAAGCAAATAAAGTAGAAAACACGATTAATAAAGCAGTAGCCCCCAAGTATACGGGAATGTGCTTAAGATAATATAATAAATCAGGATTATAAGCAAAATGGAGTGATGAAGCGCTTGATCCG
It encodes the following:
- a CDS encoding glycosyltransferase family 4 protein, translating into MKIGVITSAYPDYEDDPHGIFVHRLMREIVKTGHQVYVLAPYTGGKTEYILQGVHVEKFHYFYPKRFEKLAGRAGMIDNVNEGFLVKLQVLTFLFFNVIFSLRKLKSMDIVHVQWPIPNGLGGIFLKKIYRIPYINTIHGEEVHLSKRFHLLFALRWLVNNSSKTITNSTATRKFCLKAGLDGDKIDVIPFGVDTNFFRPLEVNKDENIFQILSVGYLIERKGFEYLIRAMPHVLEEHANARLKIVGSGPMESELKELIYELELGDEVEIVKNVSDDELLIAYNSSDLFVLPSIVDSQGNTEGLGVVLLEAMACRLPVIGSDVGGIPDIIQDGNTGILVPEKDIDELFRSITYSIKNENFLNEIAMRGYNNVKIKFCWETIAESYINHLKDIQ
- a CDS encoding glycosyltransferase family 39 protein, which translates into the protein MIKLENKHIPWVFLIILLLIVGLVTYWRIIMHLYLWPPYDTYDLLANAALFAGKGIGYSDLLRPPLLPFLTSIYFMFNGLSIAPILIVDGLLCIFGYVGFYLFLKERFSPSISFIGSLLYVTSPLILIYAGAGYNDIPSVSLGIWALYLTYLGVQKNPKFFYLTFPMAMLAFLTKYNMALLIFPMLFFILISWKEIKQPKNLVGGIILGCFVLFPVLIFFNMKLGNPLYPFMSFFGTSGGSSASSLHFAYNPDLLYYLKHIPVYLGATALLIVFSTLFALLVYIYKKMDKIRHFKWEQIKKDGCKTNLILILALFIIFTCTFGKLHYLWSEIILLAILYLINNVSSKLGWDWKMDILFLSWFATFLIFHSVYVTKDHRYFIFMIAPATYFLVRGFKFTVEMLRFHYKNQNLTLHAFSSILIVLMIVFTFAQFDSIEKANMGNKVFNEDARDASNWLKNYDPDYKSKLIYADFWAMFIWHLQMNIGAMPSFRGNQTIFLGAKYDNFTEEDKKAYDRELNRTNPDYYFFTWGEINFTNYKAIKKFGDITIYKRV